In Astatotilapia calliptera chromosome 20, fAstCal1.2, whole genome shotgun sequence, one genomic interval encodes:
- the ppardb gene encoding peroxisome proliferator-activated receptor delta b: protein MDGFQQTAPEEHDGVNGYCEPKCPQDAADVRWTPPQAESVGSDSCGATSVSEVADLKELKRKESEDEEEKEEKEVVPASKYPKRDQKKRRKEGEDQENSGNKKNSSASSSYTDLSHTSSPSLSEQLRLGQEDSTSSGISVECKVCGDKASGFHYGVHACEGCKGFFRRTVRMKLEYERCERSCKIQKKNRNKCQYCRFQKCLSLGMSHDAIRYGRMPEAERKKLVAGILAEELDVSKPGGSDLKTLAKQVNTAYLKNLSMTKKRARSILMGKTSSTSPFVIYDVDTLWKAESGLVWSQLTPGAPLAKEIGVHVFYRCQCTTVETVRELTEFAKCIPGFVDLFLNDQVTLLKYGVHEAIFAMLPSLMNKDGLLVANGKGFVTREFLRSLRKPFSEIMEPKFEFAVKFNALELDDSDLALFVAAIILCGDRPGLMNVKQVEQSQDNILQALDLHLHANHSDSVYLFPKLLQKMADLRQLVTENAQLVQKIKKTESETSLHPLLQEIYKDMY from the exons ATGGACGGGTTTCAACAAACTGCCCCAGAGGAGCATGACGGGGTGAACGGCTACTGTGAGCCAAAGTGCCCCCAGGACGCAGCTGACGTCAGGTGGACGCCACCGCAGGCAGAGTCTGTAGGCTCAGACAGTTGTGGTGCGACAAGCGTCTCCGAGGTGGCAGATCTGAAAGAGTTAAAGCGCAAGGAGAgtgaagatgaggaggaaaaggaggagaaggaggtaGTCCCTGCTTCTAAATACCCGAAAAGGGACCAGAAGAAGAGACGGAAAGAAGGGGAAGATCAGGAGAACAGTGGcaacaagaaaaacagcagcGCATCATCGAGCTACACAG ACCTGTCCCATACCTCATCACCTTCGCTCTCAGAACAGCTGCGTTTGGGCCAAGAGGACAGCACAAGCTCCGGGATCAGTGTGGAGTGTAAGGTCTGCGGGGACAAGGCCTCTGGCTTCCACTACGGCGTACATGCCTGTGAAGGATGCaag GGCTTTTTCCGGCGTACTGTGCGGATGAAACTGGAATATGAGCGCTGTGAGCGTTCCTGCAAGATTCAGAAGAAAAATCGTAACAAGTGCCAATATTGTCGCTTCCAGAAGTGCCTGTCTTTGGGAATGTCCCACGATG CAATCAGATATGGACGAATGCCTGAGGCGGAGAGGAAGAAGCTGGTGGCAGGCATACTCGCAGAGGAGCTGGACGTCAGCAAACCAGGTGGCTCAGACCTGAAGACTTTAGCCAAACAAGTCAATACAGCCTACCTGAAGAACCTCAGTATGACCAAGAAGAGAGCCCGCAGCATCTTGATGGGCAAAACCAGCAGCACCTCA CCATTTGTGATCTACGATGTGGACACCCTCTGGAAAGCAGAGAGTGGTTTGGTGTGGAGCCAGTTAACTCCAGGTGCGCCTCTGGCCAAGGAGATCGGGGTTCATGTGTTCTACCGCTGTCAGTGCACCACGGTGGAGACCGTGCGAGAGCTTACAGAGTTTGCCAAGTGCATTCCAGGGTTTGTGGACCTCTTCCTTAATGACCAG GTGACTTTGTTAAAGTATGGTGTGCACGAGGCTATTTTTGCCATGCTGCCATCTCTCATGAACAAAGATGGACTGTTGGTGGCTAATGGCAAAGGCTTTGTGACACGGGAGTTTCTGCGCAGCTTACGGAAGCCCTTCAGTGAGATCATGGAGCCAAAGTTTGAGTTTGCTGTTAAGTTCAATGCTCTGGAGCTGGATGACAGTGATCTGGCCTTGTTTGTTGCTGCCATTATTCTCTGTGGAG ATCGTCCCGGGCTAATGAACGTGAAGCAGGTGGAGCAGAGTCAGGACAACATCCTTCAGGCCCTGGACCTTCACCTCCACGCAAATCACTCTGACTCTGTCTACCTCTTCCCAAAACTGCTTCAGAAGATGGCTGACCTCCGTCAGCTGGTTACAGAGAACGCTCAGCTCGTCCAAAAGATCAAAAAGACTGAGTCGGAGACCTCGCTCCACCCTCTACTACAGGAGATCTACAAGGACATGTATTAG
- the LOC113013851 gene encoding differentially expressed in FDCP 6 homolog, with product MDLRSELLKSIWYGFTALDLEKSGKVSKSQLKVLSHNLCTVLCIPHDPVALEEHFRDDDDGPVSSQGYMPYLNKYILDKVVEGSFIKENVDELCWTLTAKKNYQPDRSSSTILPDKDAFRLWCLFNFLSEDKYPLVMVPDEVEYLLKKICMAMSIEFNCVELEDFFSQDSVQQSGITVWTFLEMMNSGKVTRGIDASIISMAIEEVYREIVGDVLKEGYLWKKGQLRRNWKERWFTLKPSNLSYYTGEDRKDCQGNIALDENCCVEVLPDRDGKRCMFCLKTLSKTYEMSASDTKQRQEWTTAIQTAIRLHVEGKKSLHKDLKLKRREQRELREKRRQAKEEELQRLRALQEERERKLAELELLKEAQKQAQALLEQDEQRRRQQHEQLQRALEIQLREAEEARVSMQAEMALKEEEAERQRKRILELEEMQKRLEEALQQEIKARLDEEAFRYAQAGLLAEEEDKMKALMNLQEEQEEYIAKTQREKQELKQEMEAKSRALEEAQRQLEEVRANRHRVDQDVVAAQRKLRQASTNVKHWNVQMNRLMRPIGPGEKRPSLGSSFTSFQIPTQRDPGLRLRSSGSGDREESKENVDSRAGCDLDKRHSHASNGDMDIP from the exons ATGGACTTGCGGTCTGAGCTGCTTAAATCCATCTGGTATGGTTTCACAGCCCTGGATCTGGAGAAGAGCGGGAAAGTGTCCAAGTCTCAGCTGAAG GTATTGTCTCACAACCTGTGCACAGTCTTGTGTATTCCACATGACCCCGTGGCTTTGGAGGAGCACTTCAGGGATGACGATGATGGCCCAGTTTCCAGTCAGGGTTATATGCCTTACCTCAATAAATACATCCTGGATaag GTTGTGGAAGGTTCTTTTATTAAGGAAAACGTAGACGAGCTCTGCTGGACTCTTACTGCGAAGAAAAACTACCAGCCAGACCGAAGCAGCAGCACCATTTTACCAGACAAAGATGCTTTTCGTCTCTGgtgcctttttaattttctctctgAGGACAAGTACCCTTTGGTTATGGTTCCCGACGAG GTGGAGTACCTCCTCAAGAAAATATGTATGGCTATGAGTATTGAGTTCAACTGTGTCGAGTTAGAGGACTTCTTCTCTCAAGACTCAGTGCAGCAGAGTGGAATTACTGTTTGGACGTTTCTAGAGATGATGAACTCCGGGAAGGTAACCAGAGGAATTGATGCGAGCATCATCAGCATGGCTATAGAGGAAGTGTACAGGGAAATAGTTGGTGACGTCCTCAAAGAG GGCTATCTATGGAAAAAAGGCCAGCTGAGGAGAAACTGGAAGGAACGGTGGTTCACCTTAAAGCCGAGCAACCTGTCCTACTACACTGGAGAGGACCGCAAGGACTGCCAAGGCAATATAGCCCTGGATGAGAACTGCTGCGTGGAG GTGCTGCCAGACCGAGATGGGAAGAGATGCATGTTTTGTCTTAAAACCCTCTCCAAGACGTATGAAATGAGTGCGTCAGACACCAAACAGCGACAGGAGTGGACTACAG CTATTCAAACGGCAATCAGGCTGCATGTGGAGGGGAAGAAATCCCTCCACAAAGATCTGAAGCTTAAGCGACGTGAACAGCGTGAGCTTCGGGAAAAAAGGCGACAGGCCaaggaggaggagctgcagaggctgcgGGCCTTGCAGGAGGAACGGGAGCGCAAGCTGGCGGAGCTGGAGCTCCTGAAGGAGGCGCAGAAGCAGGCTCAGGCCCTCCTGGAGCAGGATGAGCAGAGGAGGCGCCAGCAACACGAACAGCTTCAGCGTGCCCTGGAGATTCAGCTCCGTGAGGCTGAGGAG GCCCGAGTCAGTATGCAGGCAGAGATGGCTTtgaaagaggaggaagcagagaggcagaggaagaggatCCTGGAGTTGGAGGAGATGCAGAAACGTTTGGAGGAGGCGCTGCAGCAAGAGATTAAAGCCAGGCTTGATGAGGAGGCCTTCCGCTATGCTCAAGCAGG GTTGTTGGCTGAGGAGGAGGATAAAATGAAGGCTCTGATGAACCTgcaggaggaacaggaggagtACATTGcgaagacacagagggagaagcAGGAGCTGAAGCAGGAAATGGAGGCCAAATCCCGGGCCCTGGAGGAGGCGCAGAGACAGCTGGAGGAGGTTCGAGCCAACCGGCACAGAGTTGACCAGGACGTTGTG GCCGCCCAGAGGAAACTTCGGCAGGCGAGCACCAACGTCAAACACTggaatgtccagatgaacagactgATGCGGCCGATCGGACCTGGCG AGAAGAGACCATCGCTGGGAAGCTCCTTCACGAGCTTCCAGATCCCAACGCAGCGAGACCCCGGGCTGCGTCTCAGGAGTTCGGGATCGGGGGATCGGGAGGAGAGCAAAGAAAATGTTGACAGCAGAGCTGGATGTGATTTAGACAAACGTCACTCTCATGCATCTAATGGCGACATGGATATCCCCTAA